The Flammeovirga agarivorans DNA window AACATTAATCTATCTGATACCATTTCTTTATTTACTCCAACAAAAGCCAATACACCTTGCCTAAGTTTTGGAGCAGAATGATCTGGCCTTGTCATGGGGCGTTCTGTAAAGTGTACCGTATCTTTAAAAGGCTCAAATTTTATTAGCCTATCTGGAACAACAAACTTTACTTTCCAACCATTAAAAATATTGGATTTCACTAAAGCCTCAAAGCGTTCTGTTGCTATAGGTGCATTTTCCGGAAAAATTACCACCTCAAAAGGTTCCCCTCCTATAATTAACTCTGCTAACTTCATATACAAAAAAAGCCTGTTAGCTTTATTACTAACAGGCTTCAAATATAATATTTCTATTGATTAATCTTGAACTAAGAATTTGAATCCAATTCCGTGAACATTCAAAATTTCAATTGTAGGATCATCTTTAAGGTACTTTCTAAGACGTGACATAAATACGTCTAAAGATCTACCTTTATAATAATCATCATCTCCCCAAACTTCTTGTAAGATATACTCACGTTTGATTAATGAATTACGGTGACGATGTAAGAATCTTAACAATTCAGCTTCACGAGTTGTCAGCTTTCTTGTATCATCTCCAATTTGTAACTTCTGGTAAGGGAAGTCTAGGATATAGTTACCAATTTTGATTTCATGTGGATCGTCATCGCTTCCGATCTCAACTTTTGGCTCCGATTTTTGACGCTTTAAGATCACCTCAATACGAAGTAAAAGTTCCTCAACATTTACAGGCTTGGTAACATAATCGTCTGCTCCAATTCTGAATGCCTTAATTTTATCTTTAGGAAGATTGTTTGAAGACATAAATAAGATTGGAATATAAGGATCTTTTGCTCTGATTTCTTCAGCAAGAGTATAGCCATCTTTGTGTGGCATCATAACGTCCATGATAATCAGATCATAATCTGCTTTATCAAATTCTTTCATGCCTTCTACTCCATCTTCAGCGTGGTTTACAGCATAACCTCTGATATCTAAATATTTTTTAACAAGTGAGGCTATAATTCTATCATCCTCTACAAGAAGAATCTTTACTGCATCCATAGTATTATTTTAAGTTTTTGATATTATTGTATAATGATGTACTCGTTACTTTCTGATATACGCAATAACATTTTTAGGGTTTTAAATAACAAGTTTAAACAAATGTTAATTGACTAAAAAATGTTATAATTCAACTTTTTCACAGGTGATTTACATCACTCTTCTTCGTTGAAGTATATCATATAATAATTCATATTTCGCTCAGTATCAAAGCCTTTTTCAATATTCTGCTCATTCCCTGAAACGGTGATATTAATCTTCTTATCTAATTTGATAATACTTTTAAATTCTTTTTTGTTCTTGCGAACTGCTTCTTTCGAAACCTTAAATTCGTCATACATTGGAACTTCCTTCTTCTCTTGAAAGTCCACTTTGTACTCTTGAAAAGCTTCAATTACTTCAGGTTCTTCAATGACGTTGTTTTCAAAGTCAACAACATTGAACTCTTCTTTGTCACTGAAGTACTTTGCACTTCTATTTAAAAGGTCGATTTGAGCAGGCTTTTCTACAGCATGATCTTCATTAAATACTTCCTCAACAAAACCTTTACAAAGGTCCATGTAGTTTTTAGTATGGAAGTAATTATCTTCTCTTGCCTTTAATTGAAGGTAGGTTTCTTTCCAATACAATGCTTCAACAGACTTTGTAGGACTGTCTTTAAGCATCACTTTAAAACCTTTTTCTTGTTCAGCCTGAAAAATTAGACACCCTTTGTCTAGTTTCTTTACACTGACACCTTCATTTTGTTGTAATTCGAAATTACCTACATCAGTTTTGTCTCCAATTTGTAGAAATAACTCTTTGTGCTCAGCCTTGAATAATCCGATAGCATCCACAACGTCACCATCAACAACACAATCTTTTAGCATTGCAACGAAAAATTCTCCTCCTTTTATTCTTGGATGAGTTGACGCCTCATAAAGCAATTCTGACATCTCTCTAGATCTTGTCATAAACTGCTCAAATGGATTACTGAAAATAGCGTTAGCTGCAACAAACATTTCATTGTCAGCAATTGTTTCTTTTCCTTCAGGTGTATCGAAATGATACATTGGCCCTGGTTTAAAAGACCTTAAGAAGTAATCCATTACAGATTTATATAATGGACTGAAATTTTCTAATTCTATTTCGAATTCAGACAGCTCAAGTGGCTCTTCTTGGGTTTTATTTCCTACTTTATGAATTACTAATTGAGACAACTTGACGTTAGACAAGTCGAATGATTTTATCTTACTCATATATGTGTTTACAGAAGGATAAACAGGATAATCCTTTATTCTGAAATCATTTTCAATTCCCAATATTAACAATTGAAAGTACAATGTTTAAGTCAAAAAACAAAAAAAATCAAAAGAAAGTATTAACATTTCTTACTGATTTTTTTATTGACCTTAATTTCAGGCGTTAACAAATAAAAGACTAGTTTTACCTAATTATTTACATTATCCAATTGTTAATTAGAATAATTCAATTCTCCTTTCAATTTGTCAGAAACTTGGTGACGTTTCTTGAAATTCAGTTTTAGATTTTTTGCTTGCATAGTGAAAGCGAAAAGCTCTTCAACCTCTAAGTCTTTATCATAAAATTCTATTTCAAAATCCTTCATCAGCGTCACTAGGAAAACAACAGATTCTACCTCTGCCAAGAACTTTCCTGGACACAATCTTGGACCTCCACCAAATGGCTTCATCGCATCTGCTTTTTTATGCCCATGAAAAGGACAACCCACAACCGGTTCATCTTTTTCTTTTAACCATCTTTCTGGAATAAATTCTTTGGCTTTCTCAAAGTATTCCTCAGACCTCGCAGCACTACTAAGTTGAGTGATGATAAAATGCCCTTTTGGAAACAGTACATCATTGACAACTGTATCTTCAAGACATTGCATATACAAATTAGGTGTAACCGGTTTTAATCTTGTCACTTCTTTAAATACAGCACTAGTGTATTGGAATTGCTGTATTTGTTCGAAGGATTTAATTTTACCATTTTCACCTAGCACTTGTCTAATCTCTTCTCTGATCTTTTCTTGTACTTCTGGGTACTTACTTAAGAAGTAACTTGTCCAGGTTAAAGAATTGGAAGTTGTATCCTCCCCTGCCAAAAGCATCGTATATAAGTTACCAAAAATCTCGTCCCAGGTAAATGGGTCATCTTTATCTTGTGAAGCTAACATTGCTTCCAAGAAATTTGAAGGATTTTCATATAATGAAGGGTCGTTCTTTAATCGCTCTTCTGCCTGTGTAATGAATTTACCTAGATGCTCTCTTATATATTTTAAAGACTCCTCAAAGTCTTTTACTTCTGCCGTTTTAAAGTACTTGTATAGTGGAATTGGGCTATTTACTCTCTTATTAAGCTGAGGAAATATTTTCTCGACATGTTCCTGAGTATCATTGGTTTGATTTTCCACAGTATTCATATCATAACCAAATGCTAAGTTTGTCGTCACATCTACAGTAGCTCGGATAAAATCTTTTGACAAAGGATAGTCCAATTGATCTCCTTTAGACACTTGAGTATCCCAATAGTTTTTTAAACGATCCGCTACAGTAAGTATAGAAGGAAAGAAAGCTTTAACATTCTTATTATCTAACGCCTTTTGGGTTACTTTTCTCTGTTTTTTCCAACTTTCACCTTCAGCAGTAAAGACACCATCAACGCCCACTTCATTAATTACATCTGCCAATTTTTTAAATCGTCTGAATTTGTTTGGACGATTTTTAAAGATATAAGCATTTGTATCTGGATTTGTAGAAACCGTAACATTTATATTCAGAAATTTCAGATTGTAAAGTTCTCCATATTCTTTTGCCCAATCTTCATACTGTAAATGAAGTCTATCTTTTTCTAGGTCGAAAATATGCCCAACAATTGGCTTACCTTTTGGGCCGTCAAGATCCTTATATGTTTTTGAGAAATTCAAATTAGTCATTGTAATGAATAGTTTATACTTGGCAATACATAAAAAATTAGAGAGCTAAATTATGTAAACAATATTAAATAAAAAAGCACCTCTAGTTGAGGTGCTTATTGTTAATTTCCTTTTTTCCACACTTTAAAAGGTGGTAACATTCCTTGATTGTATAAGATCTCTCTGTAATCATTACATGGATAAGCCTGCATGTCAGCCAACTTACCTACTTCTAATTTACCTCGATCTGATAGTCCCAATGCTTTAGCAGACCTAAATGTCATACCTGCAAAAACCTCAGCAGTAGAAAGCTTTTCCATAGCCCCTAACAAGGCCCCTTGTATCAACATATCTCCCATAGGTGCTGATCCAGGATTCCAATCTGAAGCAATTGCAAGACAAGCTCCTGCATCCAATAATTTTCTACAAGGAGGATATTGCATACCCAAACCTAAAGATGCACCAGGTAATACAGTTGCAACTGTCTCAGATTCTGCAAGCATTTTCACCTCTTCTTCTGTACTTGATTCCAAATGTTCTGCAGACAATGCTCCATTATCAACAGCTACTTTGGAGCCACCAGTAGAAAACTGATCTGCATGTACGGTAATATCAAACCCTAAGTCTTTTGCTTTTGATAAATAGTAATTTGATTCTTCTACATTAAATGCCGTTTCCTCTGTAAAAATATCAACTCTATTACTAAGGTTCTCCTTTTTTATTTCAGGTAATAAGGTATCTAATACCCTATCTAAATATTCACGTGATGACCCTTCAAAATCTTTAGGCTTCATATGAGCTGCCAAACATGTGGTAATCAGATCTGCCTTTGTTTCTTTGTCTGCCGACTTTATTGATCTCAACATTTTAAGCTCATTGTCGATATCCAATGCGTAACCACTCTTCACTTCAATTGTAGTTACACCTCTTGAGAAATGACGATCAGCTCTTTCCACAGTAACATCCTTCAATTCCTTTTCAGAAGCTGCTCTTGTCTTCTTCATTGAATCTTGAATACCACCACCTGCTTTTGCAATTTCAAGGTAAGGTTTCCCTGCCACTCTCATTGCATAATCTCTTGCTCTATTTCCTCCCCAACAAATATGAGTATGGCAATCAACAAAACCAGGAATTAATACAGCCTCCTGATCAATTGTTTCTATTTCTTTGAAAGCATCTTGATCAAAATCAGCAAAGGTCTTTATTGCTAAAATATTTCCATCTTCATCAACGCTTACACCAGCATTATCAATAATCTCTAATTGTTCATCTTCAATTCTCCCCTTCATTGGAAGGTTTGCTAATGTTACAATTTGAGTAAATGGTCCTATTAATTTATTCATTGTAAAAATTGATAGTTGTATACCAAAAATTCAAAAGCCCAGAAGAAAATTTCTAGGCTTTTGAAAAGAATATTTATTTGATGATTAAATCATGATCTTCACCCACTTTTGTGGCAATATCATATCCAGCATCATGATGACGGAAAATTCCCATTGCAGGGTCGTTATGTAACACTCTTCTGATACAATTTTCAGCTCTTTCTGTTCCATCAGCCAAAACAACCATACCAGCATGTTGTGAGTAACCGATTCCAACTCCACCTCCATGATGGAAAGAAATCCAAGTGGCTCCACCAGTTGCATTTGACATTAAGTTTAGTAATGGCCAATCTGAAACTGCATCAGAACCATCTAACATCGACTCTGTCTCTCTGTTTGGTGATGCTACAGATCCGCAATCCAAGTGATCTCTACCAATAACGATCGGAGCCTTCAACTTGCCTTCTTTTACAAGGTTATTGAATATCACTCCTGCTTTTTCTCTTTCACCCATTCCTAACCAACAAATTCTTGATGGTAAACCTTGGAAAGCTACCTTTTCATCCGCTTCTTCTAGCCACTTGATTAAATGCTTATTTTCAGGGAATGCTTCTTTTAAAGCTTCATCTGTTACTTTAATATCTTGTGGATCACCTGATAAAGCAGCCCAACGGAAAGGTCCTTTTCCTTCACAGAATAATGGACGGATATAAGCTGGAGTAAAACCAGGGAAATTGTATGCATTATCACAGCCTCCTTGTTTTGCAAACTCACGTAAGTTGTTTCCATAATCGAAAGTGATTGCTCCTTTCTCCTCTAAATCCAACATGTATTGTACGTGGCGAGCCATTGATTTCAATGACTTTTCTTTATATAAAACAGGGTCTGTTTCTCTTAATTTCTCCGCTTCCTCTAATGACATCCCGTTTGGAACATAACCATATACTGGGTCATGAGCAGAAGTTTGATCTGTTAAAACATCAGGTGTGATTCCATCTTGGATAAGTCTTTCCAAAACATCACCAATATCACCTACTAAGCCAACAGATAATGCCTCACCTTTTTCCTTCGCTTCCATTACCCATTGAATCGCCTCTTCGTATGAGTGAGTCATCTTATCGATATACTTTGTATCAATACGCTTCTGGATACGAGCGGGGTCAATATCAACACCTAACATTGCAGCACCACACATTGTCGCTGCTAGCGGTTGAGCTCCGCCCATGCCGCCCATACCACCAGTTACTAAAAGACGACCTTTTAGATCTCCTCCGAAATGTTGACGAGCACAAGAAGCAAATGTCTCATACGTTCCTTGTAAAATTCCTTGAGTACCAATATAAATCCAAGAACCAGCTGTCATCTGACCATACATCATAAGACCTCTTTCTTTTAATTCTTGAAAATGCTCCCATGTTGCCCAAGCAGGTACAAGGTTTGAATTGGCAATTAATACTCTAGGTGCTTCAGGGTGTGTTCTCACTACCCCAACTGGCTTACCAGATTGAACAAGCAGAGAATGGTTATTATCCAACTCAAGAAGAATCTTGATGATTTTTTCTAGTGACTCTCTATTTCTTGCTGCTTGTCCTGTACCTCCATATACAACAAGGTTTGCAGGATCTTCAGCTACTTCATCCGTAAGATTGTTTAAGAACATTCTTAAAGGAGCTTCTGTCTGCCAAGACTTTGCGTTAAGTTCTGGTCCTGTTGGTGGGATATAATGTGGATGTTTTGCGTATTTTTCTAAAAACGCTTCAAATTTTTGTTGTGATGTTGATGATGCTTCCATGATTAGTATGTGTTTAGTATTTTCTAATTAAAAAGAGAACTCCTGTTTGTATTCTCCATTTAAATCAATCTTTTCTTTCTTTGATATTTCATTTGCTAAATGAACCAATGCACCACTTTTTACAATATCATGCATTGCCTTAATGTCATAAGCTAATACTCTATCTTCGTCGGCATGTGCTACTCTTTCCCTCACATAAGCATGAGTACCTTCAATAATTGGTGAAGATTTCAAAGGTCTTCTGAAGTCTAATGCTTGGGCTGCATACAATAACTCTACTGCTAAAATTTGCTCAAGGTTATCAATAATTTGTAAAGTCTTTCTGCCTGAAATAGATCCCATCGATACATGGTCTTCTTGACCTAATGAAGTGGGTACACTATCTGCTGATGCAGGAAAACATAATGTTTTATTTTCAGTCACTAAAGCTGCTGAAGTATATTGAGGAATCATAAATCCTGAATTTAACCCCACATCTTTCATTAATAATTTCGGTAACCCGAATCTACCTTCAATCATCATGTAGCAACGACGATCAGCGATATTACCAATTTCTGCAGCAGCAACTCCTGCATAATCTAGTGGTAGAGCTAAAGGTTGTCCATGAAAATTACCCCCTGAGATGGCATTTTCAGCGTCCAATATGATCGGATTATCTGTTACCGAATTCAATTCAACCTCAACTAATTCTTTTAAGTGCAACCAGGCATTTCTAGATGCTCCATGCACTTGAGGCATACATCTTAAAGAGTATGGATCTTGTACTCTATCACAATCAACATGAGATTCTAAGATTTCAGATCCATTTAGCATTTCTCTTAAACGAGTGGCAACTAGTTGCGTACCTTTGTATGCTCTAATTTGATGTAATTCTGGTTCAAATGGTCTTGCTGATCCCATCAAACCTTCTAAAGACATTGCTCCTATAACATCTGCAGTATCTAAGGCCTGAGCTAACCTTTCTACTACTTTCACTGCATGTGATAAGATAAATTGAGTACCATTGATAAGTGCTAGACCTTCTTTTGGACCCAATTGTAATGACTTCATTCCTAATCGGCTTAAGACATCTGAAGTAATGGCTCTACTACCATCTTCAGTATATACCTCGCCTAATCCTATTAATGGAAGGAATAGATGAGATAAAGGAGCCAAATCTCCTGATGCTCCAACAGAACCCTTCTCTGGTACAGTAGGCACTATATCTTTATCAATATGCCATATGATTCTCTCTAATGTAGTAAGAGCTATTCCAGAAAAACCTTGCGCCAAAGCATGAGCTTTTGTGATCAACATCAGTTTTGATGTCTCCTTAGGAATAATATTACCGACCCCAACACTATGACTTTGCAGAATCTTATGTTGAAGAGTCGAGGTATCTTCCTCAGA harbors:
- a CDS encoding cytochrome P450, whose protein sequence is MTNLNFSKTYKDLDGPKGKPIVGHIFDLEKDRLHLQYEDWAKEYGELYNLKFLNINVTVSTNPDTNAYIFKNRPNKFRRFKKLADVINEVGVDGVFTAEGESWKKQRKVTQKALDNKNVKAFFPSILTVADRLKNYWDTQVSKGDQLDYPLSKDFIRATVDVTTNLAFGYDMNTVENQTNDTQEHVEKIFPQLNKRVNSPIPLYKYFKTAEVKDFEESLKYIREHLGKFITQAEERLKNDPSLYENPSNFLEAMLASQDKDDPFTWDEIFGNLYTMLLAGEDTTSNSLTWTSYFLSKYPEVQEKIREEIRQVLGENGKIKSFEQIQQFQYTSAVFKEVTRLKPVTPNLYMQCLEDTVVNDVLFPKGHFIITQLSSAARSEEYFEKAKEFIPERWLKEKDEPVVGCPFHGHKKADAMKPFGGGPRLCPGKFLAEVESVVFLVTLMKDFEIEFYDKDLEVEELFAFTMQAKNLKLNFKKRHQVSDKLKGELNYSN
- a CDS encoding peptidylprolyl isomerase, whose amino-acid sequence is MKLAELIIGGEPFEVVIFPENAPIATERFEALVKSNIFNGWKVKFVVPDRLIKFEPFKDTVHFTERPMTRPDHSAPKLRQGVLAFVGVNKEMVSDRLMFVLNDEDAATYDGICSPIGCLTVDHQKKVSQVDEGMIISKISIKEVEKEEILSRIPSFI
- the hutH gene encoding histidine ammonia-lyase, with product MKKVFNYGIDRLTVNIALDIARGNTKGVLNGKAKEKVLKSQSYVQEIVAKGDVVYGVNTGFGPLCTTIISEEDTSTLQHKILQSHSVGVGNIIPKETSKLMLITKAHALAQGFSGIALTTLERIIWHIDKDIVPTVPEKGSVGASGDLAPLSHLFLPLIGLGEVYTEDGSRAITSDVLSRLGMKSLQLGPKEGLALINGTQFILSHAVKVVERLAQALDTADVIGAMSLEGLMGSARPFEPELHQIRAYKGTQLVATRLREMLNGSEILESHVDCDRVQDPYSLRCMPQVHGASRNAWLHLKELVEVELNSVTDNPIILDAENAISGGNFHGQPLALPLDYAGVAAAEIGNIADRRCYMMIEGRFGLPKLLMKDVGLNSGFMIPQYTSAALVTENKTLCFPASADSVPTSLGQEDHVSMGSISGRKTLQIIDNLEQILAVELLYAAQALDFRRPLKSSPIIEGTHAYVRERVAHADEDRVLAYDIKAMHDIVKSGALVHLANEISKKEKIDLNGEYKQEFSF
- a CDS encoding response regulator transcription factor, with the protein product MDAVKILLVEDDRIIASLVKKYLDIRGYAVNHAEDGVEGMKEFDKADYDLIIMDVMMPHKDGYTLAEEIRAKDPYIPILFMSSNNLPKDKIKAFRIGADDYVTKPVNVEELLLRIEVILKRQKSEPKVEIGSDDDPHEIKIGNYILDFPYQKLQIGDDTRKLTTREAELLRFLHRHRNSLIKREYILQEVWGDDDYYKGRSLDVFMSRLRKYLKDDPTIEILNVHGIGFKFLVQD
- a CDS encoding nucleoid-associated protein, whose amino-acid sequence is MSKIKSFDLSNVKLSQLVIHKVGNKTQEEPLELSEFEIELENFSPLYKSVMDYFLRSFKPGPMYHFDTPEGKETIADNEMFVAANAIFSNPFEQFMTRSREMSELLYEASTHPRIKGGEFFVAMLKDCVVDGDVVDAIGLFKAEHKELFLQIGDKTDVGNFELQQNEGVSVKKLDKGCLIFQAEQEKGFKVMLKDSPTKSVEALYWKETYLQLKAREDNYFHTKNYMDLCKGFVEEVFNEDHAVEKPAQIDLLNRSAKYFSDKEEFNVVDFENNVIEEPEVIEAFQEYKVDFQEKKEVPMYDEFKVSKEAVRKNKKEFKSIIKLDKKINITVSGNEQNIEKGFDTERNMNYYMIYFNEEE
- the hutI gene encoding imidazolonepropionase, producing MNKLIGPFTQIVTLANLPMKGRIEDEQLEIIDNAGVSVDEDGNILAIKTFADFDQDAFKEIETIDQEAVLIPGFVDCHTHICWGGNRARDYAMRVAGKPYLEIAKAGGGIQDSMKKTRAASEKELKDVTVERADRHFSRGVTTIEVKSGYALDIDNELKMLRSIKSADKETKADLITTCLAAHMKPKDFEGSSREYLDRVLDTLLPEIKKENLSNRVDIFTEETAFNVEESNYYLSKAKDLGFDITVHADQFSTGGSKVAVDNGALSAEHLESSTEEEVKMLAESETVATVLPGASLGLGMQYPPCRKLLDAGACLAIASDWNPGSAPMGDMLIQGALLGAMEKLSTAEVFAGMTFRSAKALGLSDRGKLEVGKLADMQAYPCNDYREILYNQGMLPPFKVWKKGN
- the hutU gene encoding urocanate hydratase, whose translation is MEASSTSQQKFEAFLEKYAKHPHYIPPTGPELNAKSWQTEAPLRMFLNNLTDEVAEDPANLVVYGGTGQAARNRESLEKIIKILLELDNNHSLLVQSGKPVGVVRTHPEAPRVLIANSNLVPAWATWEHFQELKERGLMMYGQMTAGSWIYIGTQGILQGTYETFASCARQHFGGDLKGRLLVTGGMGGMGGAQPLAATMCGAAMLGVDIDPARIQKRIDTKYIDKMTHSYEEAIQWVMEAKEKGEALSVGLVGDIGDVLERLIQDGITPDVLTDQTSAHDPVYGYVPNGMSLEEAEKLRETDPVLYKEKSLKSMARHVQYMLDLEEKGAITFDYGNNLREFAKQGGCDNAYNFPGFTPAYIRPLFCEGKGPFRWAALSGDPQDIKVTDEALKEAFPENKHLIKWLEEADEKVAFQGLPSRICWLGMGEREKAGVIFNNLVKEGKLKAPIVIGRDHLDCGSVASPNRETESMLDGSDAVSDWPLLNLMSNATGGATWISFHHGGGVGIGYSQHAGMVVLADGTERAENCIRRVLHNDPAMGIFRHHDAGYDIATKVGEDHDLIIK